In Luteipulveratus mongoliensis, the DNA window CATCGGCACGACGCGCTTGCCCTTGGACGTCTTCGGCCGCACCAGGTGTGCCGCGCCCTTGAGCTGCTTCGCCTCGTACGCATCGGGCACCCGGAACGTGCCAGCCTTCTTGTCGAGGTAGGGCAGCCGCTTGAGCTGCCATGACACGTCGATAGTCTTCTTGTCGAAGTCGATCGCCGCCCACGTCAGGCCGCGGCACTCAGCCGGGCGCATGCCCTCGAGCAGGGCGGCGACCCACCGTGCGGCATCCGGCCGCTTGCTGGCGACCTCGAGCAGCGCGAGCGCGTCGGGCAAGGGGATGGCGTCACGGTCACTCTCGGCCCTCGGCGGCCGGCGCACGGAGAACGCGTTCTGAGGAACCGTGTGCCCCTCCGCTCGTGCGGCGTTCAGCATCGTGATCAGGTTGGCGTGGACGCGCAATGCCGTCGACGTCGAGTTGGCCCCATCGCGTAGGGCCGCGTCTTGGACCGCGCGCACGTGAGCGGGTGTGAGGTTGGCGAGCTGCACCTTCCCGATGGCCGGCACGATGTGGCACTTCACGGCGGACGCGGCGGTCGTGTAGGAGTCGGGCCGAGCGTGCCGGACGTACTGCTTGAGCCACTCCTCAGACCAGCGGCGGACGGTCATCTTGGCGGTGATCTCCGGGACGCCCTTGGCGGCGTACTCACGGTTGGCTTTCGCGAGGCCAGCCTCGGCCGCCTTGCGTGTGGCGAACCGCGTCTTGGTGACGCGACGTCGGCCACCGGAGG includes these proteins:
- a CDS encoding tyrosine-type recombinase/integrase, with the translated sequence MARSKGTGSVFEKEPGNWCYQIDVGFTASGGRRRVTKTRFATRKAAEAGLAKANREYAAKGVPEITAKMTVRRWSEEWLKQYVRHARPDSYTTAASAVKCHIVPAIGKVQLANLTPAHVRAVQDAALRDGANSTSTALRVHANLITMLNAARAEGHTVPQNAFSVRRPPRAESDRDAIPLPDALALLEVASKRPDAARWVAALLEGMRPAECRGLTWAAIDFDKKTIDVSWQLKRLPYLDKKAGTFRVPDAYEAKQLKGAAHLVRPKTSKGKRVVPMVPWLVAALMKWREDAPKNEHGLVWAEEGRPMRAVVDRAAWVALNDEAQVARVEDDEGRRYDLYEARHTTATLLLEAGIDPHVITAILGHSSIVVSRGYQHVSQEMSRKALETVAERLQLTAPE